A DNA window from Citrobacter tructae contains the following coding sequences:
- a CDS encoding MipA/OmpV family protein has protein sequence MTKLKLLALGVLIATSSSVAQAESNLTLGAGVGVVENAYKQYDNDVYPVPVVTYDSENFWFRGLGGGYYLWNDNTDKLSVMAYWSPMYFKPGDSDNSQLRRLDKRKSTMMAGLSYVHNTQYGFLRTSLAGDALDNSNGIVWDLAWLYRYTNGGLTLTPGIGVEWNSENQNEYYYGVSHHESSRSGLRSYDPNSSWSPYLELSANYNFLGDWSVYATARYTHLSDEVTDSPMVDKSWTGLLSTGITYKF, from the coding sequence GTGACCAAACTCAAACTTCTGGCACTTGGCGTGCTTATTGCCACCTCTTCCAGCGTAGCACAAGCAGAAAGCAACCTGACGCTGGGCGCTGGCGTTGGTGTGGTTGAGAACGCTTATAAACAATACGATAATGACGTTTATCCGGTACCTGTTGTGACCTATGACAGCGAGAACTTCTGGTTCCGTGGTCTGGGTGGCGGTTACTATCTGTGGAATGACAACACCGATAAACTGTCTGTCATGGCCTACTGGTCTCCGATGTATTTTAAACCGGGCGACAGCGATAACAGCCAACTGCGTCGTCTTGATAAACGTAAGAGCACCATGATGGCCGGTCTGTCTTACGTCCACAATACGCAATACGGCTTCTTGCGTACCAGCCTTGCCGGAGACGCGCTGGACAACAGCAATGGCATTGTCTGGGATCTGGCGTGGTTGTACCGCTACACCAACGGTGGCCTGACATTGACGCCGGGGATCGGCGTAGAGTGGAACAGCGAAAACCAAAACGAATACTACTATGGTGTATCGCACCACGAGTCTTCTCGCAGCGGTCTGCGCAGCTACGATCCAAATAGCAGCTGGAGCCCGTACCTTGAACTTAGCGCAAACTACAACTTCCTTGGTGACTGGAGTGTGTACGCGACCGCACGTTATACCCACCTGTCTGATGAAGTAACCGACAGCCCGATGGTGGACAAATCCTGGACGGGTCTGCTTTCTACGGGTATTACCTATAAGTTCTGA
- a CDS encoding aldo/keto reductase: MTDKQVVFAKQVMLPAIGQGTWYMGENASRRHDEVAALQAGLDLGLRLIDTAEMYADGAAEEIVGEALLGRRDDAFLVSKVYPWNAGGQKAIAACEASLRRLKTDYLDLYLLHWSGNYSFAETVEAMETLIGQGKIRHWGVSNLDYDDMQALWQVAGGQQCATNQVLYHLASRGIEYDLLPWCQQQQMPVMAYSPLAQAGRLCSDLLSNALVSEIALAHNASAAQILLAWAIRQPGVIAIPKAASIVHVEQNAAALDITLSFSELEQLDKAFPAPQSKTMLDMA, encoded by the coding sequence ATGACAGACAAGCAGGTGGTTTTTGCAAAACAGGTAATGCTCCCGGCTATCGGGCAGGGAACGTGGTACATGGGCGAGAATGCCAGTCGCCGTCATGATGAAGTGGCCGCGCTGCAGGCGGGGTTGGATCTTGGTTTACGACTTATTGATACCGCAGAAATGTACGCTGATGGTGCAGCGGAAGAGATCGTTGGCGAGGCGTTGTTGGGACGTCGCGATGACGCTTTTCTGGTGTCAAAAGTTTATCCCTGGAATGCCGGAGGCCAGAAAGCTATCGCGGCCTGCGAAGCGAGTCTGCGGCGACTGAAAACCGATTATCTGGATCTCTACTTGTTGCACTGGTCGGGTAATTACTCGTTTGCAGAAACGGTTGAGGCGATGGAAACGCTGATCGGCCAGGGGAAAATCCGTCACTGGGGGGTATCTAACCTCGACTACGATGATATGCAGGCACTATGGCAGGTGGCGGGGGGCCAACAGTGTGCAACTAACCAGGTGCTCTATCATTTGGCATCACGCGGCATTGAATATGATTTACTGCCATGGTGTCAGCAGCAACAGATGCCAGTCATGGCCTACAGTCCACTGGCCCAGGCTGGACGTTTATGCAGTGATTTGCTTAGCAATGCGCTGGTGAGTGAGATCGCGCTTGCGCACAATGCCAGCGCCGCACAGATTTTGCTGGCGTGGGCCATTCGCCAACCGGGGGTAATAGCCATTCCGAAGGCGGCAAGCATCGTACACGTTGAGCAGAACGCTGCTGCGTTGGATATCACGCTCTCGTTCAGCGAGCTGGAACAGCTAGATAAGGCTTTTCCCGCCCCGCAGAGTAAAACGATGCTGGATATGGCGTGA
- the yeaG gene encoding protein kinase YeaG, with protein MNIFDHYRQRYEAAKDEEFTLQEFLTTCRQDRSAYANAAERLLMAIGEPVMVDTAHEPRLSRLFSNRVIARYPAFEEFYGMEDAIEQIVSYLKHAAQGLEEKKQILYLLGPVGGGKSSLAERLKSLMQRVPIYVLSANGERSPVNDHPLCLFNPQEDAQILEKEYGIPRRYLGTIMSPWAAKRLHDFGGDITKFRVVKVWPSILEQIAIAKTEPGDENNQDISALVGKVDIRKLEHHAQNDPDAYGYSGALCRANQGIMEFVEMFKAPIKVLHPLLTATQEGNYNGTEGISALPFNGIILAHSNESEWVTFRNNKNNEAFLDRVYIVKVPYCLRISEEIKIYEKLLNHSELTHAPCAPGTLETLSRFTILSRLKEPENSSIYSKMRVYDGESLKDTDPKAKSYQEYRDYAGVDEGMNGLSTRFAFKILSRVFNFDHVEVAANPVHLFYVLEQQIEREQFPQEQAERYLEFLKGYLIPKYAEFIGKEIQTAYLESYSEYGQNIFDRYVTYADFWIQDQEYRDPDTGQLFDRESLNSELEKIEKPAGISNPKDFRNEIVNFVLRARANNSGRNPNWTSYEKLRTVIEKKMFSNTEELLPVISFNAKTSTDEQKKHDDFVDRMMEKGYTRKQVRLLCEWYLRVRKSS; from the coding sequence ATGAATATATTCGATCACTATCGCCAGCGTTATGAAGCGGCCAAGGACGAAGAGTTCACGCTGCAGGAGTTTCTTACCACTTGTCGGCAAGATCGCAGTGCTTATGCCAACGCGGCAGAGCGGCTATTAATGGCTATTGGTGAGCCTGTCATGGTCGATACTGCCCATGAACCTCGACTTTCTCGACTTTTTTCAAACCGGGTAATTGCTCGTTATCCCGCATTTGAAGAGTTTTATGGCATGGAAGACGCGATTGAACAGATTGTCTCTTATCTGAAACACGCGGCTCAGGGGCTGGAAGAGAAGAAGCAGATCCTGTATCTGCTGGGGCCTGTAGGGGGAGGAAAATCATCTCTCGCTGAGCGACTGAAATCGCTGATGCAAAGAGTACCGATTTATGTCCTGAGCGCCAACGGTGAACGCAGCCCGGTTAACGATCATCCGTTATGCCTGTTCAACCCTCAGGAAGATGCGCAGATCCTGGAGAAAGAGTACGGGATCCCTCGCCGCTATCTTGGCACGATTATGTCGCCATGGGCCGCGAAGCGTCTGCATGATTTCGGTGGCGATATTACCAAATTCCGCGTGGTCAAAGTCTGGCCGTCTATTCTGGAACAAATTGCTATCGCCAAAACGGAACCGGGCGATGAGAACAACCAGGATATCTCTGCTCTGGTCGGGAAAGTGGATATTCGCAAACTCGAACACCACGCCCAGAACGATCCGGATGCCTACGGCTATTCCGGCGCACTGTGCCGGGCTAATCAGGGGATCATGGAGTTTGTGGAGATGTTTAAAGCACCGATTAAAGTGCTACATCCTCTGCTGACTGCAACGCAGGAAGGCAACTACAACGGGACAGAAGGCATTTCTGCCCTGCCGTTCAACGGCATTATTCTTGCTCACTCGAACGAATCCGAATGGGTGACGTTCCGTAACAACAAAAACAACGAAGCTTTCCTCGACCGCGTCTACATCGTGAAGGTTCCGTATTGCTTACGCATCTCCGAAGAGATCAAGATCTACGAGAAATTGCTTAACCACAGTGAATTGACTCACGCGCCTTGCGCACCCGGTACGCTGGAAACGCTTTCTCGCTTCACGATTCTTTCGCGTCTGAAAGAGCCAGAAAACTCGAGCATCTACTCGAAGATGCGCGTTTACGATGGCGAAAGCCTGAAGGATACCGATCCGAAAGCGAAATCTTACCAGGAGTATCGGGATTACGCCGGGGTTGATGAAGGGATGAACGGCCTGTCGACGCGCTTTGCGTTTAAGATCCTCTCCCGCGTGTTTAACTTTGATCATGTGGAAGTGGCGGCAAACCCAGTGCACCTGTTCTATGTTCTGGAGCAGCAAATCGAGCGTGAGCAGTTCCCACAGGAGCAGGCTGAACGCTACCTTGAGTTCCTGAAAGGCTATCTGATCCCGAAATATGCTGAATTTATTGGCAAAGAGATCCAGACCGCCTATCTGGAATCCTACTCCGAATACGGACAGAACATTTTTGACCGTTATGTCACCTATGCGGATTTCTGGATCCAGGATCAGGAATATCGCGATCCGGATACTGGTCAACTGTTCGATCGCGAGTCGCTGAATTCGGAGCTGGAAAAAATTGAAAAACCGGCGGGTATCAGCAACCCGAAAGATTTCCGTAACGAGATCGTCAACTTTGTTCTGCGCGCCAGAGCGAATAACAGCGGTCGTAATCCAAACTGGACCAGTTACGAAAAACTGCGCACGGTTATTGAGAAGAAAATGTTCTCGAATACCGAAGAGTTGTTGCCGGTCATTTCGTTTAACGCCAAAACCTCGACTGACGAGCAGAAAAAACACGACGACTTTGTCGATCGGATGATGGAAAAAGGCTACACGCGTAAACAGGTGCGTTTACTGTGCGAATGGTATTTGCGCGTACGTAAATCGTCTTAA
- a CDS encoding DUF441 domain-containing protein — MFDVTLLILLGLAALGFVSHNTTVAVSILVLIIVRVTPLNTFFPWIEKQGLTVGIIILTIGVMAPIASGTLPPSTLIHSFVNWKSLVAIAVGVVVSWLGGRGVTLMGSQPQLVAGLLVGTVLGVALFRGVPVGPLIAAGLVSLIVGKQ; from the coding sequence ATGTTTGATGTCACTCTGCTGATCCTGCTCGGACTGGCAGCTCTGGGCTTTGTCAGCCACAACACCACTGTCGCTGTTTCAATTCTGGTGCTGATCATTGTCCGTGTCACCCCACTGAATACTTTTTTCCCGTGGATTGAAAAACAGGGTCTGACCGTCGGGATTATTATCCTGACCATTGGTGTGATGGCACCAATCGCCAGCGGAACCCTACCGCCCTCCACGCTCATTCACTCCTTCGTGAACTGGAAGTCGCTGGTCGCCATTGCTGTCGGTGTTGTCGTCTCCTGGCTGGGCGGACGCGGTGTCACGCTGATGGGCAGTCAGCCGCAGTTGGTCGCTGGTTTGCTGGTCGGTACGGTGTTGGGTGTCGCGCTGTTTCGCGGTGTTCCTGTGGGGCCGCTCATTGCTGCGGGTCTGGTCTCGCTGATTGTTGGGAAGCAGTAG
- a CDS encoding YeaH/YhbH family protein, whose product MTWFIDRRLNGKNKSTVNRQRFLRRYKSQIKQSISEAINKRSVTDVDSGESVSIPTDDISEPMFHQGRGGLRHRVHPGNDHFVQNDRIERPQGGGGGSGSGQGQASQDGEGQDEFVFQISKDEYLDLLFEDLALPNLKQNQQRQLTEYKTHRAGFTSNGVPANISVVRSLQNSLARRTAMTAGKRRELHALEADLETIAKSEPAQLLEEERLRKEIAELRAKIERVPFIDTFDLRYKNYEKRPDPSSQAVMFCLMDVSGSMDQSTKDMAKRFYILLYLFLSRTYKNVEVVYIRHHTQAKEVDEHEFFYSQETGGTIVSSALKLMDEVVKDRYDPAQWNIYAAQASDGDNWADDSPLCHEILAKKLLPVVRYYSYIEITRRAHQTLWREYEHLQSTFENFAMQHIRDQDDIYPVFRELFHKQSTTSSN is encoded by the coding sequence ATGACCTGGTTCATAGACCGACGTCTTAACGGCAAAAACAAGAGCACGGTAAACCGTCAGCGCTTCTTACGCCGTTATAAATCGCAAATTAAACAGTCGATCTCCGAGGCCATTAACAAGCGTTCGGTGACTGATGTCGATAGCGGCGAGTCTGTCTCTATCCCGACCGATGATATTAGCGAACCGATGTTTCATCAGGGGCGCGGGGGTCTGCGCCATCGCGTACATCCGGGTAACGACCATTTTGTGCAGAACGACCGTATTGAACGCCCTCAGGGAGGCGGCGGAGGTTCTGGAAGCGGACAAGGCCAGGCCAGCCAGGATGGAGAAGGCCAGGATGAGTTCGTCTTTCAGATTTCAAAAGATGAGTATTTGGATCTGCTGTTTGAGGATTTGGCGCTCCCGAATCTGAAGCAAAATCAGCAACGCCAGTTAACGGAGTACAAAACGCACCGGGCAGGATTTACCTCCAACGGTGTGCCTGCCAATATTAGCGTGGTGCGATCGCTACAAAATTCGCTGGCGCGCCGCACGGCGATGACGGCGGGTAAACGTCGGGAGCTGCATGCGCTTGAAGCCGACCTGGAAACCATCGCCAAAAGTGAACCTGCACAGTTGCTGGAGGAAGAACGATTACGCAAAGAGATTGCCGAACTACGGGCAAAAATCGAACGCGTCCCGTTTATCGACACCTTTGATTTGCGCTACAAGAATTATGAAAAACGGCCCGACCCTTCCAGCCAGGCGGTGATGTTCTGTCTGATGGACGTTTCCGGCTCGATGGATCAGTCGACCAAAGATATGGCCAAGCGGTTTTATATTCTGCTGTATCTGTTCTTAAGCCGCACCTACAAGAACGTCGAAGTGGTTTATATTCGCCACCATACCCAGGCAAAAGAGGTGGACGAGCATGAGTTCTTCTACTCTCAGGAAACTGGGGGAACCATTGTCTCCAGCGCACTGAAGTTGATGGATGAAGTGGTGAAAGATCGCTACGATCCTGCACAGTGGAATATCTATGCGGCACAGGCATCGGACGGTGATAACTGGGCGGATGACTCGCCACTGTGCCATGAAATTCTGGCGAAAAAACTGCTTCCGGTGGTGCGATATTATAGCTATATCGAAATCACCCGCCGTGCGCACCAGACCTTATGGCGTGAGTACGAGCATCTGCAATCAACCTTTGAGAACTTTGCTATGCAGCATATCCGTGATCAGGATGATATCTATCCGGTGTTCCGGGAACTGTTTCATAAGCAAAGCACCACTAGTAGTAATTAA
- the dgcJ gene encoding diguanylate cyclase DgcJ, giving the protein MKLHHKALRHFISVSVIVLTSSFLIYELIASNKAMNAYMRYIIEKADSSFLYDKYTNQSIAAHLMRKFSSPKDPVSLEQRKALCNAFESVNGAHGLNLTRHRYLPLRGTLQTHSSNCIDQLDDIFLLPAFDQAVNVNRELVDYGHGLGTLEYKFRYYIDLKNNYIYFYNLVNSYQFTMNHWSFLQKGTLGINQNDIDDIFTGRTVISSIYEDDLTQEKVMSFLTPVYFSGKLKGVVMVDINKENLKHIFYTNDRPLVWRYLNVTLSDIHSGKKIVIHQSETDLFQYVHYINDIPGGLRITLSLDFTYFIVSSWKIFVFFLLATALLLNMVRTHFRLYHNVTRENISDAMTGLYNRKILTPTLEQRLQQLVNSGSLVTFVAIDCDKLKKINDTLGHQEGDRIITILAKAIQASIRKSDYAIRLGGDEFCIILIDYAVDLTPRLLERIRNNLQIIAPDTSISFSAGIYNMQPNDTIDDAYKASDAQLYLNKQKKHHRS; this is encoded by the coding sequence ATGAAGTTGCATCATAAAGCGCTCAGGCACTTTATCTCCGTCAGCGTTATTGTATTGACATCCTCTTTTCTGATTTACGAACTGATTGCCAGCAACAAGGCAATGAACGCGTATATGCGTTATATCATTGAGAAAGCCGACTCCTCTTTTTTGTATGACAAGTACACCAATCAGAGCATCGCAGCCCATCTGATGCGCAAATTTTCATCGCCCAAAGATCCCGTTTCACTTGAGCAACGGAAAGCGCTTTGCAACGCCTTCGAGAGCGTTAACGGCGCACATGGGCTGAATCTTACCCGTCATCGCTATCTTCCATTGCGCGGTACTTTACAGACCCACTCTTCAAACTGTATCGACCAACTTGATGACATTTTCCTGTTACCCGCCTTCGACCAGGCGGTAAACGTGAATCGTGAGTTGGTCGATTACGGTCATGGATTAGGTACGCTGGAATACAAATTCCGTTATTACATTGATCTAAAAAACAACTACATCTATTTCTACAATCTGGTCAACTCTTACCAGTTCACCATGAATCATTGGTCTTTTTTACAAAAAGGCACGCTGGGAATTAACCAGAATGATATTGACGATATTTTTACTGGCCGAACGGTCATCTCCAGTATTTACGAAGATGACCTCACGCAAGAAAAAGTGATGAGCTTTTTAACACCGGTCTATTTTTCCGGCAAGCTAAAAGGCGTCGTCATGGTGGATATTAATAAAGAGAATTTAAAGCATATTTTTTATACCAACGACCGTCCCCTTGTATGGCGTTACCTTAACGTGACCTTATCTGACATCCACTCAGGTAAAAAAATCGTTATCCACCAAAGCGAGACAGACTTGTTTCAGTATGTTCATTACATTAATGACATACCCGGCGGGTTACGCATCACACTATCACTTGATTTCACGTACTTTATTGTCTCATCGTGGAAGATTTTTGTCTTCTTCCTGTTAGCCACAGCACTACTTCTGAATATGGTCAGGACGCATTTTCGTTTGTATCACAACGTCACGCGTGAAAATATCAGTGATGCCATGACCGGACTCTACAACCGTAAGATTTTAACGCCAACGCTCGAACAGCGTTTGCAGCAACTGGTCAATTCGGGATCGTTGGTAACCTTTGTCGCCATTGATTGTGACAAACTGAAAAAAATTAATGACACGCTGGGTCATCAGGAAGGCGATCGCATAATCACCATTCTGGCTAAAGCTATTCAGGCCTCTATTCGCAAAAGTGACTATGCTATTCGCCTCGGCGGAGACGAGTTCTGTATTATTCTTATCGATTATGCCGTTGATCTCACACCTCGCTTGCTGGAACGTATTCGCAATAACTTACAGATTATTGCACCGGATACATCAATCAGCTTTTCCGCAGGGATTTATAATATGCAACCTAATGACACTATTGATGATGCCTATAAAGCCTCGGACGCCCAGCTCTACCTCAACAAACAGAAAAAGCATCATCGCTCATGA
- a CDS encoding AraC family transcriptional regulator — protein sequence MLGLRLDGYEPDRYHDAAVAFCIQAREDELFSPLHQHRKGQLILALHGAITCEVEHAMWMVPPEYAVWIPGEIPHSNHVTVGAELCFLFIEPQAVVMPERCCTLKISPLCRELILSLATRTDAQRLEPPTQRLTQVLFDELPQQPQEQMQLPVSDHPKIRKMVATMAQEPAQWQTLGQWASVFAMSERNLARLVVKETGLSFRRWRHQLQLILALQALVDGRNVQQVAHMLGYDSTTAFITMFKKGLGQTPGRYLATASQQSARPDPQQ from the coding sequence ATGCTGGGACTGAGGCTGGATGGGTATGAGCCGGATCGTTATCACGATGCTGCTGTGGCTTTTTGCATTCAGGCCCGGGAAGATGAACTCTTCAGCCCGCTGCATCAGCACCGTAAAGGGCAGCTGATTCTTGCGCTGCATGGCGCTATTACCTGTGAAGTTGAGCACGCCATGTGGATGGTGCCGCCGGAGTACGCAGTTTGGATCCCCGGTGAAATTCCCCACAGTAATCACGTCACCGTTGGCGCTGAGCTGTGTTTTTTGTTTATTGAACCGCAGGCGGTGGTGATGCCCGAGCGTTGCTGCACGCTGAAAATATCGCCACTATGCCGGGAGCTTATTCTTTCACTGGCGACAAGAACGGATGCCCAACGGCTGGAGCCACCGACACAGCGGCTGACGCAGGTGTTGTTTGATGAGCTCCCGCAACAGCCGCAGGAGCAGATGCAGTTGCCGGTTTCCGATCATCCCAAAATTCGCAAGATGGTCGCAACGATGGCGCAGGAGCCCGCGCAATGGCAGACCTTAGGTCAGTGGGCCAGCGTGTTTGCGATGAGTGAACGTAATCTTGCCCGGCTGGTGGTGAAAGAGACCGGGCTGAGTTTTCGCCGCTGGCGTCATCAGCTGCAGCTGATTCTGGCGCTACAGGCGCTGGTGGATGGCCGCAATGTACAACAGGTGGCCCATATGCTGGGTTACGATTCGACGACCGCATTTATCACCATGTTCAAAAAAGGCCTGGGGCAGACGCCAGGCCGTTATCTGGCTACTGCTTCCCAACAATCAGCGAGACCAGACCCGCAGCAATGA
- a CDS encoding YbaK/prolyl-tRNA synthetase associated domain-containing protein, translated as MTEVNKGNTTHQRLISLLSEHGATYRVVSHEAVGKCEAVSEIRGTALGQGAKALVCKVKGNGVNQHVLAILSADQQADLSQLASHLGGLRASLASPAEVDELTGCVFGAIPPFSFHPQLKLVADPLLFDRFDEIAFNAGMLEKSVIMDTQDYLRIAQPELVAFRRAQ; from the coding sequence ATGACTGAAGTAAACAAAGGGAATACAACTCATCAACGTTTGATCTCGTTGTTGTCGGAACACGGCGCAACATACCGCGTGGTCAGCCATGAAGCCGTCGGCAAATGCGAAGCAGTATCAGAGATCCGTGGCACGGCACTAGGTCAGGGAGCAAAAGCCCTGGTATGTAAAGTGAAAGGCAATGGCGTCAATCAACATGTGCTTGCCATTCTGTCTGCCGATCAGCAGGCCGACCTGAGCCAGCTTGCCAGTCATCTTGGCGGTTTAAGGGCATCGCTCGCCAGCCCGGCGGAAGTGGATGAACTGACAGGATGCGTCTTTGGCGCCATTCCTCCTTTCAGTTTCCATCCTCAACTCAAGCTGGTCGCCGACCCGCTGTTGTTTGATCGCTTCGATGAGATCGCTTTTAACGCTGGGATGCTGGAAAAGTCGGTCATTATGGATACCCAGGATTATCTACGCATTGCGCAACCTGAGTTAGTCGCGTTTCGCCGCGCGCAGTAA
- a CDS encoding D-hexose-6-phosphate mutarotase: protein MINKIFALPTIEHITPVLSRRQLDELEIVVVDHPQVKASFALQGAHLLSWKPTGEEEVLWLSNNTPFKTGVALRGGVPICWPWFGPAAQPGLPSHGFARNLPWKLKAHNEDDNGVVLTFELLSNAETRQLWPHEFTLLARFKVGATCEIELEAHGEFETTSALHTYFNVGDIAAVKVSGLGDRLIDKVNDAKEDVLADGIQTFPDRTDRVYLNPEACSVIHDGSLNRNIDVVHHHHLNVVGWNPGPALSVSMGDMPDDGYKTFVCVETAYATVPQKTTEEKPSRLAQTIRVAKR from the coding sequence ATGATTAATAAAATTTTTGCACTTCCGACAATCGAACACATTACCCCTGTCCTCTCCCGCCGTCAGCTTGATGAGCTTGAGATTGTGGTTGTTGATCACCCGCAGGTTAAAGCCTCTTTTGCACTACAGGGCGCACATCTTCTTTCCTGGAAACCCACCGGCGAAGAAGAAGTCCTGTGGTTAAGTAACAATACGCCGTTTAAAACGGGTGTGGCGCTGCGCGGCGGCGTACCGATTTGCTGGCCGTGGTTTGGCCCTGCCGCTCAGCCAGGCCTGCCGTCTCACGGATTTGCCCGTAACCTGCCGTGGAAGCTGAAAGCGCACAACGAAGACGACAACGGTGTGGTGCTGACGTTTGAACTGCTGAGTAATGCTGAAACGCGTCAGCTTTGGCCGCATGAGTTTACGCTGCTAGCGCGCTTCAAAGTGGGCGCTACCTGCGAAATCGAACTGGAAGCCCACGGTGAATTCGAAACCACCTCTGCGCTGCATACCTATTTTAACGTCGGTGACATCGCGGCAGTGAAAGTGAGTGGTCTTGGCGACCGTCTGATCGATAAAGTTAACGATGCGAAAGAGGATGTCCTGGCCGACGGTATCCAGACCTTCCCGGATCGTACCGACCGCGTGTATCTGAACCCGGAAGCGTGCAGCGTCATCCATGACGGTTCGCTGAATCGCAATATCGACGTCGTGCACCATCATCATCTGAATGTTGTTGGCTGGAACCCAGGCCCGGCTCTGTCTGTCAGCATGGGCGACATGCCGGATGATGGGTACAAAACGTTTGTGTGCGTAGAAACCGCTTACGCGACCGTGCCGCAGAAAACCACTGAAGAGAAACCTTCTCGCCTGGCGCAAACGATTCGTGTTGCTAAGCGTTAA